Proteins found in one Litorihabitans aurantiacus genomic segment:
- a CDS encoding metal-dependent transcriptional regulator — protein MTTPQPSPPSRLGDLSAVAQDYLKAVWNAQEWSSRPLSVKELAARLGLTAGTVSEGVRRLADAGLIDHARYGQIALTPQGRHAALAVVRRHRLVETLLVQTFGYSWDEVHDEAEVLEHAISDELERRIDAHLGHPSHDPHGDPIPSAEGDISIPAARHLSDLGTGECGVVTRVSDADPELLQRLAQVRLVPGEHVVVTDRDGASAVTFVAARAHDDGGEGEGDGGTAPSHAAPVPFGQPALAHVWVVPG, from the coding sequence ATGACCACGCCGCAGCCGTCCCCGCCGTCACGGCTGGGGGACCTCAGCGCCGTCGCCCAGGACTACCTCAAGGCGGTGTGGAACGCGCAGGAGTGGTCGAGCCGCCCCCTCAGCGTGAAGGAGCTGGCCGCGCGCCTCGGGCTCACGGCCGGGACGGTGTCGGAGGGGGTGCGGCGGCTCGCGGACGCGGGCCTCATCGACCACGCGCGCTACGGGCAGATCGCGCTGACGCCCCAGGGACGGCACGCCGCCCTCGCGGTGGTGCGCCGGCACCGCCTCGTGGAGACCCTGCTCGTGCAGACCTTCGGGTACTCGTGGGACGAGGTGCACGACGAGGCCGAGGTGCTCGAGCACGCCATCTCCGACGAGCTCGAGCGGCGGATCGACGCCCACCTGGGCCACCCGAGCCACGACCCGCACGGCGACCCGATCCCGAGCGCGGAGGGTGACATCTCGATCCCGGCCGCGCGCCACCTGAGCGATCTCGGCACGGGGGAGTGCGGCGTCGTCACCCGCGTGTCCGACGCCGATCCCGAGCTCCTGCAGCGCCTCGCGCAGGTGCGCCTCGTGCCGGGCGAGCACGTGGTCGTCACGGACCGCGACGGCGCCTCGGCCGTCACGTTCGTCGCGGCGCGCGCGCACGACGACGGCGGCGAGGGCGAGGGCGACGGCGGGACCGCGCCGTCGCATGCCGCGCCCGTCCCGTTCGGTCAGCCGGCGCTCGCGCACGTGTGGGTGGTCCCCGGATGA
- a CDS encoding DUF1361 domain-containing protein: MIVATLPAIAIGALCVLGVNLYAAAMIVLRAVRYRTPLYRPMLLNIVLSIVPIVLAVAGFVVVLVAQASFFGDPRFGWIGPTSFALAAAMFLAFFPNSAYLITELNFSHRKEGTACRCGSTSS; encoded by the coding sequence ATGATCGTGGCCACCCTGCCCGCCATCGCGATCGGCGCCCTGTGCGTGCTGGGGGTCAACCTCTACGCGGCCGCGATGATCGTGCTGCGCGCCGTGCGCTACCGCACCCCGCTCTACCGGCCGATGCTGCTGAACATCGTGCTCTCGATCGTGCCCATCGTGCTGGCGGTGGCCGGGTTCGTGGTGGTGCTCGTGGCCCAGGCGTCCTTCTTCGGCGACCCGAGGTTCGGGTGGATCGGACCGACGTCGTTCGCCCTCGCCGCAGCGATGTTCCTGGCGTTCTTCCCCAACTCGGCCTACCTGATCACCGAGCTGAACTTCTCCCACCGCAAGGAGGGGACGGCGTGCCGATGTGGTTCGACATCGTCATGA
- a CDS encoding DUF1361 domain-containing protein: MWFDIVMTLTLTMSGILNAIVSLALVQTFLMFGFDLRDGIPVVPPAWTWGVAAAALLLACVGVWMGRMIRLNSWDLILPWRLAVKLVRHLAQRGKVRELIGFTLSHFVLLALLYTAVYAPVSMLVLSEIRMSQEVAAGQVVDVG, translated from the coding sequence ATGTGGTTCGACATCGTCATGACGCTGACCCTGACGATGTCGGGCATCCTCAACGCGATCGTGTCGCTCGCGCTCGTGCAGACGTTCCTGATGTTCGGTTTCGACCTGCGCGACGGGATCCCGGTCGTGCCGCCCGCCTGGACGTGGGGCGTCGCGGCGGCGGCGCTGCTTCTCGCGTGCGTCGGGGTGTGGATGGGGCGGATGATCCGCCTGAACAGCTGGGACCTGATCCTGCCGTGGCGGCTCGCCGTGAAGCTGGTGCGACACCTGGCCCAGCGGGGGAAGGTCCGCGAGCTGATCGGGTTCACGCTGAGCCACTTCGTCCTGCTCGCGCTGCTGTACACCGCGGTCTACGCCCCGGTCTCGATGCTGGTGCTGTCGGAGATCAGGATGAGCCAGGAGGTCGCCGCCGGGCAGGTCGTCGACGTCGGGTGA